From Etheostoma cragini isolate CJK2018 chromosome 3, CSU_Ecrag_1.0, whole genome shotgun sequence:
atctcctccttctgccatgattccaacttcaagaaacGCACGTTGGAGGAGACGCAGTGCGCCTGCACGGCTCCTTCAGGAGACTCagatgaagctgggaaggattatAAGAAAGGAAGataataagtacatttttatcatGGTGTACCGTTACACTggtaatcgttacatccctagttgTTTATGTGTCCGTCTACCACCTGGAATctgtctgatgtttttgtcctctctgtttctttcgTCCTAGGCTGAAAGGTGGATACAGAGCTCTAAACATGGGCTTACCTCATGAGGCCATGGTTGATATGACGGGTGGCGTGGCTGAGGTTTTGAATATCTCCACGATCAGAGACCTGACCGGCCTCCTCAGATACCTGCTGGACAAAGGAGCGCTCATCAACTGTGCTAACAGCCAGGTACAGTGAGGAGCTCAGCGTTAGCATGAAAGATGGAGGAACTTGACTGTCTTGGTATGTCTAGTTTCTAATGCCTGGACCTGCTGAGAAACTCAGTGAAGCGCAACATGCTTCCAGTaaagtttgatttgtttttgatgagtcgcggctttttcttctttcctgaCTGTGGGGGTTgatgttttctctttgtctccagGGTCCTTTGGAGCAAGGGAATGAACTGGGAATCATGTTCAGACATGCCTACTCTCTGACTGCAGTAGAGAAGGTAAGCAACGAATCACtacctctctcttctctttctcggTTGCCTGAACCTCCGTTGGTTTTAAGAGGCAAATTCTCCGTTTGCATGTATACGAAGAgcacaaacaaagggaaatgtcCCCATTTTTCAAAGTAACCACATACGTGTACTACTGTAATACTAGTCTCGCTTCGTCAGACCATCCTCCACAAAACATTTAAGATCAAGATAAAGGATTCTGGCTCAACCACATATCATTTTATCAGACACCTGAAAACGCACCTTAATAGGTTAGAAAATATGTTTAGCTCTGCTTTGGCAAAGTAAGCTTGCTTTTCACTTCAGCTTTCACCTACAACACTAGACTTGACTTGGGCTCTAGCTAAGAGACTTCTGAGCATCTCTGATGTCCACCGACAGTAACTGCTTCATGTGAGCGGACCACAACTGGACCTAAATGGAAGAAAAGATGCAAATGTGCACTTCAGAGAGGAAGAGCAGACCTCTTTCAACCGAGGCTACAAATACTGAAATCAACAAGACAGTGGAGGATTTGTAAACGTTGATCATGGCCTGTTCTTCCCACTGTTCTCACCTTTcattctgtctgttttcctgCTTCTCTGCCAGGTGAAGACGGCACACGGCGCCGAGGATTTGGTACGAATCCTCAACCCCTGGGGCAACACCGAGTGGCAGGGGCCCTGGAGTGACATGAAAGGGTTGGTACACACAGGGTTTCAATGTATTTGACAACCgttaaatgaaatgaagaagGCAACTTACAAGATTAATGGTAGATTCATTTCAATTATAGGTAAATTATAGGTGATTGCATTTGCATCAATCATTTATCagatatacacatacaaatatgcagtggtggaaagtaactaagcaCATTTACTCAAGGACTGTATTGCACAATTGTGCAAGTAGAATAATGAGgtagtatttgtgtgtctgtgtgtctctctgtgcagTCCAGAGTGGAACACAGTGAGCTTCGAGGAGCAGAAAAGACTGGGCAGAATCAGTCGGGAGGACGGGGAGTTCTGGTGAGTTTAGACATCTGAACGTCTCTGTGTGTGACGACCATCCATGTTGACTCAGACTCATACTGCCCGCCTTCTGCAAACATGAAACAAAGCCCTCTGACATGTGAGTCTCAACTCAAGGGGAACAAGGAAACTAAGAAAACAAGTTGTCACTCACAGATGctatttattcttatttatcaACAACGGACGGCGACATCAATATGCAGCGTCCCGGTAGCAAGGCTTCAACCAGCTAAACGGGCTTACAGtgctaaaaaaagaattgcatgGGTGTCCCCTTCCTCCACTCTTACTCACAACCAGTAAAACTTTAATCTCATGTGTCAGTTGGGATGGTTGTGGGACTGTAAGCACGTGTTTAAGTGAAGTGTTAAACTCTGAAGCTTTTCGGGGCCAtccaaacaacaacagagcCAATGCTAACAATCCTAGTGTTCATGAATATTCACTTATGCGTGTCTcatttgttaatattattaattaataataccaaaaacaacaacacgaTATTGGCATTGTATATCAACCATTGGCCGCCCAGCTTTCTTAATATCAGCGTCAGCCATTGAAAATCCCATATCCACCTGGCTGTTACGCAATTAGTTTATGTGTCTATCTTCAGATTATTTACACTGGCAGGCTAATAATAAGCTAAAGGCTAAGGCGTATCTGAATCATGCGATCACTCTGTTAAGAGACATTTTGGCTCATTTTCCAACATCACTGACGGATAGCTGACTCCAATAACACCGTAAGCCAAAGACCATGGCAACAattcattctcccaaaatgcaccacagagcgccacaggaagtcattcctgcctgtggccatcaaactttataactcctccctctaagtgtctgacacacacacacacacacacacttagagaggttgaaactggacaatattatctgttttgtgcaataacactggcctgaaatgtATGCAGTACTACTgtaataccgtacatatccacactccttatatttctttatttatatttctactatttgtgcaactgcaacacagagtttctcTTCGGGGATcagtaaagtatttctgattctgaacaaCGAGCATGTGTGCATCCCTTTTTATTGTCCCCCAGGAAGCGGTCCACGTTGTCGTGTGATGCTCCTGCAGTCTGTATTCCGCTGTGTTCTCTGACTGCAGCGTGGTGACCTCTCCGGGCCACCGTATATTTGAGCAGACTCaccagtttctctctctctctctccgacAGGATGTCGGTGTCAGACTTCCGACAGAACTTTGAGTTGATGGAGGTGTGTCACCGGACTGACCAATCGGGGACCAGCGGTCTGCCGTGGTGCTGCATAATGCATCATGGGAACTGGGTGCCGAGCATCTCAGCTGGAGGTCCTGCCAATGGGAGTAAGACAAATTGTCTGTtgttaatgttctttttgtggTAACTTGTGTTGGTTATGGTAACGGTTACCATTATTACATTAAAAGCTTTCCTCAATGTTCAGGAGGAATAATTCCCAGTTGCTGTAAAGCTTTAGTTGTGAAACATCTGCAAGAAGGTAGTTTAACAACAGCTTAAGCTGTATAAAATAGGAGGagtatctgtctgtgtctgtctgtgtccgTCTGTCTATCTTTGTGTCcgtctgtctatgtctgtgtgactttctgtctgtgtctgtctgtgtgtatttcttcaCATTCATGTACTCACTTCAGTTTNNNNNNNNNNNNNNNNNNNNNNNNNNNNNNNNNNNNNNNNNNNNNNNNNNNNNNNNNNNNNNNNNNNNNNNNNNNNNNNNNNNNNNNNNNNNNNNNNNNNTTTATTTTACAAACCTTTTACTTGTGACCTCTAATTATAAATCAGTGTGTAGTTGGGGATCATGTTGGGGGCGGGGTTTAGGACATGTACTGCAGCCGGCCACCAGGGGGAAATCCACATTCCTCAACTCCTGCTCACCACCCCTCAGGTTTATCTGGTGACCCTCTGGAGGGGCCCGACCCCAAGGTTGGGAACCACCGAACTGATGCCTCAGTATTATCATGGTTTAATAAAGTCATATAAGAAAACATCAGTTACAGGAGACATGAGGACCTTTACTTTTGTaggattttaaatgcaggaattttacttgtaatggagtgtttttgcacattgttGTACTGgtactttcacttaagtaaaatatctgaaatatctGAGATGTGAACATGTGGGAGGATGGTATAAGAGCCGGGATAGCATCAGACTTTGAATCTAAAGGTCCAGGGATCAAGTCTCTGCTCAGATGACACTAGTTTGGTCATTGTAATGACATTCTGTGGCTCAGTAGTTTGTATATCTGTGTTTTATAAGTGTGTGCTGTCCCTCCAGGCCCCTCGTACCAATAAATACCTGTCGCCTGAGGACTTCACCGTGCTCCAGCCGGTCCTCTTCAGTCCCCACTACTCCTCACGTCGGGAGGTTGTCCTCCGCGGCTCCCTCCAACCCGGTCGCTACATCATCATCCCTTCGACCGCCGAGCCCAATCAGCAGGGAGCGTTCCTCCTGCGGGTGCTGACGGAACAGGGCAACGCTGCCACGTGAGTCACGGATCAATATGTTGATGGACAGTTTGGAAAATTACCCAGCAGGCACCAGCAAACTGTGTGTTTCAAGTGCAAAAAGggttaaaaggcaaaaaaagacaaccttCCAAATCTGCTGATGAGATAAAGAAACCTCAGAGGGCTCAGAAGAATCACTGAATGAAGTTTCAGCTTACATATGCTGTATGTAGTTAAatcaatattacattttttttaacttgatgtCATGAGTAAGTGCACACAGCTGCAGGTCAGGAGAGATGAACACAAAGTAAGATGTTTCATATTTACCACTGCAGATTTGGGGGGAGGATGTGAACCTCGAGAAAGGGGCCCCTCCTTTCTTTCATGGGGACGACCCCTGACTAAGTGACATATTTTATGGATATTTCATATTATATTCAATGCTTAATAATTACAGTACAGAACAACTGATAAACTGTAAATCTTACCATTATAGTGAATGTATTAGCTGCAGGACGTTTGTGTAAAAGATCAATTTGGATGAATTAGGATTCACAGGATTATTTCCTGTGAATATTGCATTAGAGATAAGTTTAATATAATTCCTCCAATTGAATGAATTTTAAATACAATtctctgaatttcttttttttttacaatcttaTTTTTCAGGACATTTATACTGAAAAGACTTATTTTTGAATGATTAAGTTCATTTTATTGTGATtctaatatgtttttatgttttttcccgTCCAGTCCAGCCAACAAACCATCGCCACAAGACTCTTCAATAACAGAGGTAGGAGTCGAGTTAAACAAGTCCCTCTCCTGGTGAAGTAGACTGGGCTCAAACTAAATTCATCATCGCCTCAGGACAGCTGTGATAGTTCAGTCGTAGTGTATCCGCACTGAAAAAATGAGATGTACTCAAATATGTTAGTGATTTAATTTGAAGttgtcccacaatgcaatgcaaacatGGACAGAGGAGCCACTAAGACCTCAGCAAATTTACGTAGATTTCTTATGAATGAACTGCAACGAGAGTCTTCTCTGACACTTTTTGTGCAGTACTGTCCATTTAGTATGTAATTACAGTAAGACACAGTAAATTAATAAAGTGACTTATTAACGCCTGCTTCTGGATTCAAGCTTTAAAACTCACCTGCAGTATATAATTGACTTGTGTAATGAAGTTAAAGTTGTTATGCAGctcaatatgtaaaaaaagtaaatatattgaTTCTATGGTAGTTTTCACAGAGGTAGAGGATTGAAAACTGTAACAGAGAAATGATAACGTGTCATTCTTTATTCTCACTGTTGATTCCTGATGACAgagcctggatagctcagtcggtagagcatCAGACTTTTAATCTGAGggtccagggttcaagtccctgttcaGGCAAGGCTAGTTTTAAGTTTCCTTgcagccaaaataaaaacagaaagatgtTCACTATCTGCTCCAGAAGTTCTGACTACTTTGGACTGTGTACCTCAGTCTGAATGTAAACTACAGTAAATCACAAATTCAGTTGGAGTTACGATGTCCCAATATTACACATATAGTGGTAATCCTATTGTCTTGTAAGagaaaagaatataaaaaataaaaattgtgaaGAGGAATATCCtgtaaaaacaagttttattacattttatgagAAAATATTATTGACAGAAGCATTCCTATGTTTTCTCGTTACTAAATGCAAAAGGAGTTTCCTTTGGCCCTTAGTGTGACGTGTGTAGCATTTAGTGTTGAGTGTAATAGttgaaccggagggttgctggttcaagtccccgtacggaccagaGTACGGTGTGtagattggtagctggagagatgccacttcacctcctgggcactgccaggtgctcttgagcaaggcactcccacccctcactctgacatctctccatttgagcatgaataggtcctgagcgtgtgtgtgtgtgtatacaaatacacacatatagcatacacaaatgcaattatgagcataatttgagcactttaaacaaaaaacatggttGAAGAGTTGTACAGTAGGTCGTTGTCTGTGGAAGTAAAGTCTTTGTATCTTCTTCCTGCAGCGTTCCTTTCCTCACCAGGATGCTCTGCCTTCGCTTAAATCTACCGAACAGCTGTTCAACAAGCACTGCAAGGTGAGATGCACTCGCACGCAGAGCCGGCTCAACTAACATCTGGATATATGTTTGAACTTTAAAGGTGACACATGGATTTTTGCAACGCTGGAAGACACATTTGTTTCCCCACACAGTTCAGATGAACACAATCATCCatgtgaaatgtattttctgttgctAAACCCCGGTCTCCTGCTGCTCCCAGCAGGTTCCTACAAAGGAAAGTTATACGTGCAATTTCTGGTTTCAACCACGAGGTGCAAGGAGCTGTATGTTTTGAATGTCGATGTATGAAGAGgagtctctctgtgtgtgttacgCTGACTCTTATGGCTTGTGCTGTGACTGTTTCCTGCTGCTTTGTGTTACCATCAGACAGGGATATGTAAACCAGTGCACCTCTACAGCCTGCTGACCGAGATCATACAGGGAGGAGGTCAGTGCTGTCTCTCTGACTAACACACTCATCCAGTCTTGTTTCTTTCAacagcaatttgttgtatttcctTTAATGATCGTGGGAACGAGTTCCACATCAGCCTTGATGTTGTTTCTGTGTACAAAGCAACGGCGAAGGACTCCCACAGGAACAACGAAACATTATCACGTCGGGATTTTAACTGGCGGCATCTGTTTTTTTGGCTTTATCATTATTTgtccccgggggggggggggggtacacaCCCACCTCTACTGAGGCTCCATTTACacttctattttcatttttaagcagCATGTTGAGTTAAAAACTATCTCTGACCACACATGAGGTTTTTCTCcagtagcagaactaatctccgTCCATATTAACACGTCTGACCACGCAGATCACATGACCAAAACAGGAATGATTGTCTGATATTACTCTGTGGTTGAAAATCATGCatttattatttgaaaatactttgaaaaaagaacaacaatgacaaaaagtaaGAGCAGGGAATTATCAGCTCGGGCCGATAATGTggtggaactgttactgaaaggtCTGTAGGCCATCGTTTCCAAAGGTCTGCATTTGTGCCCGTCCAGTCTACAAAACAACCCCggagttttcaaaccaaaacggggACGGCACAGTTTCCAAATTCCTGTTTTAGTGGCTGAAAAACGCCGGAGTAGTGTGGAAACTTAGTGGTGTAGATGTAGTCATAGGCTGCGTTCACACTCAATTTTTGGAGAAACACAACCCCACGTCGCGCTGCGGTCAATCATGTAACCCGAAATCAGACTTGTCGGTGAGCTATGGTTTAAGCTGCTGTGAGAATCCCAAATTTTTATCCAAtacaagggtaaaaaaaaacacacaagcactgaactgGCCGGAGGTTTGTGTAGTACCTGAATGTTTCCTGCTACAACAAAGCACTCGCTGTCTCATCTCTTTGTGAAATAAGATGCCTTCAAGTGCAGTAATTGTGAAATtgaaagtctacttgtgcttcGTTGGGGGGTTTAACAACACAAAGGGACGTCCCACAAATGGGCCATTTCATCGACACTCTCCCCCCTTCACTTTTCTTGGTGTGAAGGGCCACTTAAACAGGCTATTTGAGGGTCATTAACACATCACAATCATTACTCATGGCACTGATTGCCCGGTGGAGTTGCCGACCCCGCCACAGCCTACAACCACCAGTTTTTAAAGCTGTACAAGGAGACTCAGCCTCACGCGTAACACTTTTCTCACATAATACTTGTGTGTAACGTGTGCATGGCGACTTGTCCTCTGATGATCTGACTTGTTGTTCTCAGTGTTGGCTGGCAGTGAGAAGTACTTGGCTCTGGAGCACTGCAAGAGCCTGGTGATCCTCATGGGCGTATCCTTGAAAAGTACAATTATACATATACTATGTATATATCTGTGTATTATATCTGTCTGTTATTATCTGCCTATGATATGTGCACAAGCACAGTCAGTGCCTGCAGATTTCAGTGTTAGCAGACAGATGACCCGACCACAAGAGATGAATAAAGAACGagcaagaaaaaacaatgaaaagataaGAACAAGAAGATTTATTATCATGATCAAAGTAGTTATGCAACTCAATATGATTTAGGAGTATTGATACCATAAGAGAGTTTTCACAGAGGTAGAGGTTTGTAGACTGGAGAGTAATGGTACTCTGTGATTCTTTGGTCTCTCTGTTGATACCAGATGACAgagcctggatagctcagtcggtagagcatCAGACTTTTAATCTGAGggtccagggttcaagtccctgttcaGGCGATGCTAGCTTTAAGTTTCCTTGGGGctgaaaaaacaggaacacgTTCATTCTGACTACTCTGGTCTGTGTACTGCGGTTATAAAGTAAACAACAGTACATCACAAACCCAATGGGAGTCACTAGTGTTATATTTAGGGAAATCAATCGTTGGCTCAGGTTTACTGGACAAGTAACTGCACACTTTAAACAAATGGTCATAGAAAGTTGTTTCTACATATAGTAACAAGACATTGAGTGCCTAGGTTGCTCCCTGGTAGAGATGTGCCCATGTACAGAGGTTTACTACCTGAcacagcggccgcaggtttgactctgacctgcagcgCTTTGTTGCGTGTcattcctcctctttctcccctttcacatcttcagcctTTCTATattaataaaggcctaaaatgcccacaaaaaaacaatctttagtAACAAGAAACTTACCAATCCTTTTTAAGATTTGATAAATGTTTGGTTCTCCAGGATCTTCCTCTCCACCATTTTTATTTCCTATCTTTTTGAAGTGAGTTTACCTTTTGTGTTATGGGACAACAGCG
This genomic window contains:
- the LOC117942370 gene encoding calpain-1 catalytic subunit-like, translated to MRRSQSTSSEVSLPPPEDDVDSVCSDELFGSQSRRWLADLMTRGPPAERGDVLTTGRDGLFVDYNFPVGELEMQPGVKWKRPKEICPCPQFVVDGASRLDIRQGKLADCWLLSAIASLSQYPSLLKHVMPPGQSFQDGYNGCFAFRVKHLNASFRPRLKGGYRALNMGLPHEAMVDMTGGVAEVLNISTIRDLTGLLRYLLDKGALINCANSQGPLEQGNELGIMFRHAYSLTAVEKVKTAHGAEDLVRILNPWGNTEWQGPWSDMKGPEWNTVSFEEQKRLGRISREDGEFWMSVSDFRQNFELMEVCHRTDQSGTSGLPWCCIMHHGNWVPSISAGGPANGSKTNCLSGDPLEGPDPKVGNHRTDASHQTLNLKVQGSSLCSDDTSLVIVMTFCGSVVCISVFYKCVLSLQAPRTNKYLSPEDFTVLQPVLFSPHYSSRREVVLRGSLQPGRYIIIPSTAEPNQQGAFLLRVLTEQGNAATPANKPSPQDSSITERSFPHQDALPSLKSTEQLFNKHCKTGICKPVHLYSLLTEIIQGGVLAGSEKYLALEHCKSLVILMGSQGSAQLTWQEFQGLWDKITRWTDIFLVFDRNKSKRLEYQEVAPALKAAGIMVDDLIIQLVGLRYTEPDLTVSYPGFLFLLMKLESMIRKGGIVREPLTQRTEAHKTDTTRHTGAGAALEGGGPACRSHLQK